A portion of the Sulfuricurvum kujiense DSM 16994 genome contains these proteins:
- a CDS encoding PAS domain S-box protein, with translation MEHTDSKSSLERIAALEKQLSEYQQIERQLRESEEKYRQLFDSSRDALMTITSPSWKYTEANKAALELFGVANIQEFTTLGPWNVSPLQQPDGRSSVEKAQEMIATAIQEGSNAFEWEHQRMDGQTFASDVLLTRLELDGQILVQATVRDISERKIAEQSLRESEEKFHSITVSAQDAILMMNDEGNISYWNEAAERMFGYSESEIMGWPLHEMLAPERFLEAHHKAFGHFKKTGEGAAVGKTLELVALKKDNTEFPIELSLSAVMSNGHWNAIGIIRDITERKKMELELKQKEEMMIAQSKQAAMGDMIAMIAHQWRQPLAIMGMEINNLIMSIGFDDEITNDYLLKLSESLNKQLHQLSETIDNFRNFFMPTQSRVQITMEEVLENTLNIIGASCENSNIKLNVQNSSKSSLFITKSSLIQVLLNIVGNAKDMLLANQIKNAAITVTVSETDETISISVCDNAGGIPESICDKIGQPYFTTKKDLNGTGLGVYISRIIIEKHLFGTLRWYNKEGGACFEITLKINPD, from the coding sequence ATGGAGCATACAGATTCAAAGAGCTCACTGGAGCGGATAGCCGCTTTGGAAAAGCAACTTTCCGAATATCAGCAAATTGAACGCCAATTACGTGAAAGCGAAGAAAAGTACCGACAATTATTTGACAGCTCCCGTGATGCTCTAATGACGATCACATCTCCGTCATGGAAATATACAGAGGCTAATAAAGCTGCTTTGGAATTATTCGGGGTAGCCAATATACAGGAATTCACGACACTCGGACCGTGGAATGTTTCGCCGCTACAGCAACCGGACGGACGTTCTTCCGTAGAAAAAGCTCAAGAGATGATCGCGACAGCGATCCAAGAAGGTTCCAATGCATTTGAATGGGAACATCAGCGCATGGACGGTCAAACCTTTGCCTCTGATGTACTCCTTACACGTTTGGAACTGGATGGACAAATACTGGTACAAGCCACCGTACGCGATATATCCGAACGCAAAATTGCAGAACAATCGCTGCGTGAAAGCGAAGAAAAATTTCACAGTATAACCGTATCCGCACAAGATGCAATTCTAATGATGAATGACGAAGGAAATATTTCCTATTGGAACGAAGCCGCTGAAAGAATGTTCGGTTATTCAGAGAGTGAAATAATGGGATGGCCGCTACATGAGATGCTCGCACCCGAACGCTTTTTAGAAGCCCATCACAAAGCATTCGGTCATTTCAAAAAAACAGGTGAAGGGGCAGCTGTCGGAAAAACACTTGAACTGGTCGCTTTAAAAAAAGACAACACGGAATTTCCGATAGAACTCTCACTCTCCGCCGTTATGAGTAACGGTCATTGGAATGCGATAGGGATCATCCGCGATATCACCGAACGCAAAAAGATGGAGCTCGAACTCAAACAAAAAGAGGAGATGATGATCGCTCAGTCAAAGCAGGCGGCTATGGGAGACATGATCGCGATGATCGCCCATCAATGGCGACAACCTCTGGCTATCATGGGGATGGAAATTAATAATCTTATCATGTCAATCGGCTTCGATGACGAGATAACTAACGATTATCTTTTAAAGCTCTCCGAATCTCTAAACAAACAACTCCATCAACTCTCCGAAACTATCGATAATTTTAGAAACTTCTTCATGCCAACCCAATCCAGAGTACAAATAACAATGGAAGAAGTTTTAGAGAACACACTTAACATCATCGGTGCAAGTTGTGAAAACAGCAACATTAAACTCAATGTCCAAAACTCCTCCAAAAGCTCTTTATTTATCACTAAAAGTTCATTAATACAGGTTTTACTCAATATTGTGGGAAACGCAAAAGACATGCTTTTAGCGAACCAAATAAAAAACGCTGCTATCACGGTAACGGTTAGCGAAACAGACGAAACCATTAGCATCTCCGTCTGCGACAATGCCGGAGGAATCCCCGAGTCGATTTGCGATAAAATCGGGCAACCCTATTTTACAACCAAAAAAGATCTTAACGGCACAGGTTTAGGGGTGTATATCTCACGAATCATTATCGAAAAACATCTCTTTGGAACCCTTCGATGGTATAACAAAGAAGGTGGAGCCTGCTTTGAGATCACCCTTAAAATAAACCCTGACTAG
- a CDS encoding MarR family winged helix-turn-helix transcriptional regulator — translation MKRVKSYGKHADIVLRAHIELSRSLTKIRAKETVWLANHDLTLPQFGILESLYHLGRLTVGQITTLTLSTPGNITVVIKNLQSKGLIQTIPSPEDRRIKILAITDEGSEIMKAIFQTHVDNLTGWYDKALNEEEVQTLSHLLRKLEKAQ, via the coding sequence ATGAAACGTGTAAAAAGTTACGGAAAACATGCTGACATTGTCTTACGTGCCCATATTGAGCTCTCACGATCACTTACAAAAATCAGAGCGAAAGAGACCGTCTGGCTGGCGAATCATGATCTAACCTTGCCGCAGTTCGGGATTTTGGAATCCCTGTATCATTTAGGAAGACTCACCGTCGGTCAGATTACGACGTTGACATTAAGCACGCCGGGCAATATCACGGTCGTCATCAAAAATCTTCAATCCAAAGGGCTGATCCAAACGATCCCCTCACCCGAAGACCGACGCATCAAAATCCTTGCAATAACCGATGAGGGGAGCGAGATTATGAAAGCGATATTTCAAACCCATGTCGATAACCTGACGGGTTGGTACGATAAAGCCCTGAACGAAGAAGAGGTTCAGACTCTTTCGCATTTGCTGCGAAAATTAGAAAAAGCGCAATAA
- a CDS encoding pirin family protein — translation MSLILHRSAKRGSAEHGWLHSRFSFSFAEYHNPARMGFGALRVINDDLIEAGSGFGMHPHKNMEIVSIVTKGSLVHKDSEGNHGTIHAGEIQYMSAGSGVFHSEHAADESDTSIFQIWIHPAQNGGTPRYEQRSFIHHDKTDKWVTLISGDGRDDSITIKQDAAVYSAEVTIGKTISIPPVRTGHGRLIFIVEGKVDIADHTLEARDELQITDEEEYTLLALTESTVLLFDVPMHQN, via the coding sequence ATGTCACTGATACTTCACCGCTCAGCAAAGCGCGGCAGCGCCGAACACGGCTGGCTCCACAGCCGTTTTAGTTTTTCATTCGCCGAATACCACAATCCTGCACGGATGGGATTCGGAGCGCTGCGTGTTATCAACGATGATCTCATCGAAGCGGGAAGCGGGTTTGGAATGCACCCGCATAAAAATATGGAGATCGTCTCCATTGTTACGAAAGGTTCATTGGTACACAAAGACTCAGAGGGGAATCACGGCACCATCCATGCGGGAGAAATTCAATACATGAGTGCCGGAAGCGGCGTTTTTCACTCCGAACATGCAGCCGATGAGTCGGATACCTCCATTTTTCAAATTTGGATCCACCCCGCTCAAAACGGAGGAACTCCCCGATACGAACAGCGCAGCTTTATCCACCACGATAAAACCGACAAATGGGTCACCCTTATCAGCGGTGACGGACGTGATGATTCGATAACTATTAAACAAGATGCCGCTGTTTATTCGGCCGAAGTGACGATCGGCAAAACGATATCGATTCCACCCGTCCGAACGGGTCACGGTCGATTGATTTTTATTGTCGAAGGAAAAGTAGACATAGCAGATCATACCCTTGAAGCAAGAGATGAACTGCAAATCACTGATGAGGAGGAATACACTCTATTAGCACTTACAGAGTCTACGGTCTTGTTATTTGACGTGCCGATGCACCAAAACTAA
- a CDS encoding YceI family protein, with the protein MKKFSTLLALCLLGSVSVFAGNYNVDTTHSNVGFKVKHMMISEVSGKFDTFNGSFEYDEKTKTLKSLNGKIDVNSINTANTKRDDHLKAPDLFDVQKYPSITFSLDKVKGDKAYGKLTMHGVTKNVILALENNGVVKDPWGNTRVGLGLSGQLNRKDYGITWNTALEAGGVAVGDVIKLDVQLEGILTQ; encoded by the coding sequence ATGAAAAAATTCTCTACTCTTTTAGCCCTATGTTTACTAGGGTCTGTATCCGTGTTTGCAGGAAACTATAACGTGGATACTACCCATTCAAATGTCGGATTCAAAGTCAAACATATGATGATTTCCGAAGTATCGGGCAAATTTGATACCTTCAACGGGTCATTCGAATACGATGAGAAAACCAAAACACTCAAGTCGTTAAACGGAAAAATCGATGTCAACTCCATCAATACCGCCAATACAAAAAGAGACGATCATCTCAAAGCGCCCGATTTGTTCGATGTCCAAAAATATCCGTCGATTACATTTTCTTTGGATAAAGTCAAAGGGGACAAAGCGTATGGAAAACTGACCATGCACGGGGTAACGAAAAATGTCATACTGGCTCTTGAGAATAACGGTGTCGTCAAAGACCCATGGGGCAATACCCGTGTCGGTTTGGGACTGAGCGGTCAACTTAACCGCAAAGATTACGGCATTACATGGAATACAGCCCTCGAAGCGGGTGGTGTTGCCGTGGGAGATGTAATCAAATTGGATGTTCAACTCGAAGGAATATTGACTCAATAG
- the ygiD gene encoding 4,5-DOPA dioxygenase extradiol — protein MRQSAIFISHGSPMNVIDDNPYTRSLKQLGKTLSKPKAILIISAHWATNESVVSVVDKPETIHDFYGFPDSLYLVRYDAPGEMSASMLLAHLTHARIDRRHGLDHGAWSVLVHLFPDHDVPVFQLSIDLSKPASWHYALGKTLSQLRDQGVMIIGSGNVTHNLSDIEPERDAPVVPWAKEFDTAFADALIDHHEKIINYDLPHFNHAHPTLEHYLPILPILGSQKEDEAITTIYEGFQHATLSMRCFQIG, from the coding sequence ATGCGTCAAAGCGCCATTTTTATCAGTCACGGCTCACCGATGAATGTCATCGATGACAACCCTTATACCCGCAGCCTCAAACAGCTCGGCAAAACGTTGTCCAAACCCAAAGCCATTCTCATCATCTCGGCGCATTGGGCTACAAACGAATCGGTGGTGTCGGTTGTGGATAAACCAGAGACGATACATGATTTTTACGGCTTTCCCGATTCTCTTTATTTGGTACGCTATGATGCACCCGGAGAAATGTCCGCCAGCATGCTTTTAGCCCATTTGACCCATGCGCGGATTGACCGCCGTCACGGTCTTGATCACGGAGCATGGTCTGTTTTGGTCCATCTCTTTCCCGACCATGATGTCCCCGTCTTTCAACTCTCGATCGATTTGAGCAAACCCGCATCATGGCATTATGCGTTAGGGAAAACTCTCTCACAGCTCCGAGATCAGGGGGTCATGATTATCGGCAGCGGCAATGTGACCCATAATCTCAGCGATATTGAGCCAGAACGCGATGCTCCGGTCGTACCATGGGCGAAAGAGTTTGACACCGCTTTTGCGGATGCGCTTATAGACCATCATGAGAAAATTATTAATTATGATCTCCCCCACTTTAACCATGCTCATCCGACACTGGAGCATTACCTTCCGATTCTCCCTATCTTGGGATCACAAAAAGAGGATGAAGCGATAACAACGATCTATGAGGGGTTTCAACACGCTACCCTCTCAATGAGATGTTTTCAAATCGGATAA
- a CDS encoding DUF2721 domain-containing protein gives MLLNDLVGTLQLSISPVILISGIGLVLLSLTNRFGRTVDRTRQLSVEYRSASEADQERILSELKILSVRAKVIRSSNFLAVLSILFVSILIIGLFGSALCHLNITHFLVIMFILSVISLIVSLLLFIYDLELSLKALWIELPKAIARSGSDKSQ, from the coding sequence ATGTTGCTTAACGATCTTGTCGGTACGTTGCAATTGTCTATCAGCCCCGTCATTCTCATTTCGGGAATCGGTTTGGTCCTTTTAAGCCTGACCAACCGTTTCGGACGTACCGTCGACAGAACCCGCCAGCTTTCGGTAGAGTACCGAAGCGCTTCGGAAGCAGATCAGGAACGGATTTTATCGGAACTGAAAATACTCTCCGTAAGGGCAAAGGTCATACGAAGCAGCAATTTTTTGGCCGTACTTAGCATTTTGTTCGTTTCAATCCTGATTATAGGATTGTTCGGATCCGCTTTGTGTCATCTGAATATCACTCATTTTCTCGTGATCATGTTTATACTCAGTGTGATCAGCCTGATAGTATCGCTTTTGTTATTCATCTACGATCTCGAGCTCTCTCTTAAAGCTCTTTGGATTGAGCTTCCGAAAGCAATAGCCCGATCCGGCAGTGACAAAAGCCAATAA
- a CDS encoding CZB domain-containing protein: MQQETTDIQNSTEEINNLALKTKNLIVSINNDIIMFKNNAIDAEKETSILADFAFGSLAKVDHVIYKNNVYTLIFGEKSEFREMDHTACRLGKWYKTLGLEVYGKTNAYKNLERPHSIVHREANELAKKCSGNNVTCSREEIKKSIDAIESASTDVFRILDEMIKEKQ; this comes from the coding sequence ATGCAGCAAGAGACCACCGATATTCAAAACAGTACTGAAGAGATAAATAATCTTGCATTAAAAACTAAAAACCTTATCGTATCTATCAACAATGATATTATCATGTTTAAAAATAATGCGATTGATGCTGAAAAAGAGACCAGCATACTTGCTGATTTCGCCTTTGGCAGTTTGGCAAAAGTTGATCATGTTATCTATAAAAACAACGTTTATACGCTCATATTCGGTGAAAAATCCGAATTTAGAGAAATGGATCATACCGCATGCCGTTTGGGCAAATGGTATAAAACTCTTGGATTGGAAGTATACGGTAAGACCAATGCCTATAAAAATCTTGAACGGCCGCACAGTATTGTCCACCGTGAAGCAAATGAATTGGCCAAAAAATGCTCCGGTAACAATGTGACATGTTCCAGAGAGGAAATAAAAAAATCAATAGATGCGATTGAAAGTGCCAGTACCGATGTATTCCGAATTCTTGATGAAATGATAAAGGAAAAGCAATAG
- the uvrB gene encoding excinuclease ABC subunit UvrB gives MPIFKVHSPYQPAGDQPVAIEALSSGIKRGERYVALEGVTGSGKTMTMARVIEQVQLPTIIMTHNKTLAAQLYSEFRSFFPENHVEYFISYYDYYQPEAYIPRQDLFIEKDSSINDELERLRLSATANLLSYDDVIVVASVSANYGLGDPEEYEKMVQVVTIGDEISQKKLLLRLVEMGYARNDSYFDGGHFRVNGEVVDIYPPYWQDQALRIEFFGDEVERLALFEPLNNSVVETIETITIYATSQFAVGQEKLSRAIKRIEDELGERLAQLDKEGKIVEAQRLKQRCEFDLEMLQATGMCKGIENYSRHLTDKKPGEAPYTLLDYFALHHDKYLIIVDESHVSLPQFRGMFAGDRSRKEVLVDYGFRLPSALDNRPLMIDEFMNKAPHYMFVSATPAAQEIDISTTIAHQIIRPTGLLDPIITIKPSENQVEDLHDEIKKTVALGDRVLVTVLTKKMAEALTKYLADLGIKVQYMHSEIDAIERNQIIRGLRVGDFDVLIGINLLREGLDLPEVSLVAILDADKEGFLRSETSLIQTIGRAARNEHGRVILYAQKITGSMERAIKTTTDRRAVQEAYNQKHGITPITTKRSLDENLKLEDPSELYNRSKKAKTLPAAERKKLIEELNIKMREAAKKLEFEEAARLRDEIAKIRKL, from the coding sequence TTGCCGATTTTTAAAGTCCATTCTCCCTATCAGCCCGCCGGTGATCAGCCCGTCGCCATCGAAGCACTCAGCAGCGGCATAAAACGTGGCGAACGCTACGTCGCCTTGGAAGGGGTCACCGGTTCGGGGAAAACGATGACGATGGCGCGGGTAATCGAGCAGGTTCAGCTCCCGACGATCATCATGACCCATAACAAGACATTGGCGGCGCAGCTCTACAGCGAATTTCGCTCTTTCTTTCCCGAAAACCACGTCGAGTATTTCATCAGCTACTACGACTATTATCAGCCTGAAGCCTATATCCCCCGCCAGGATTTGTTCATCGAAAAAGACAGTTCCATCAACGACGAACTGGAGCGTTTACGCCTCTCGGCTACCGCCAATCTCCTCAGTTATGACGATGTTATCGTCGTAGCTTCCGTCTCCGCGAACTACGGGTTGGGGGATCCTGAAGAGTATGAGAAAATGGTGCAGGTTGTCACCATAGGCGATGAGATCAGTCAGAAGAAACTCCTCCTCCGCCTTGTTGAGATGGGATATGCCCGCAACGACAGCTATTTCGACGGCGGGCACTTTCGGGTCAACGGCGAAGTCGTCGATATCTATCCCCCCTACTGGCAGGATCAGGCATTACGGATCGAGTTTTTCGGCGATGAGGTTGAACGTCTCGCCCTTTTCGAGCCTCTCAACAACTCCGTCGTCGAAACCATCGAAACGATCACGATCTACGCCACCAGTCAGTTTGCCGTCGGGCAGGAGAAACTCTCCCGCGCGATCAAACGGATCGAAGATGAGCTGGGAGAACGTCTGGCACAGCTCGATAAAGAGGGGAAAATCGTCGAAGCGCAGCGGCTCAAACAACGGTGTGAATTCGATCTGGAGATGCTTCAGGCAACGGGGATGTGCAAAGGGATCGAAAACTACTCCCGCCATCTCACCGACAAAAAACCGGGCGAAGCGCCCTATACGCTGCTCGATTATTTCGCCCTTCATCACGACAAATATCTGATCATCGTCGATGAAAGCCATGTGAGCTTGCCGCAGTTTCGGGGAATGTTTGCCGGGGATCGAAGCCGTAAAGAGGTTCTCGTCGACTACGGTTTCCGCCTCCCGAGTGCCCTGGATAACCGCCCGCTGATGATCGATGAGTTCATGAATAAAGCGCCCCACTATATGTTCGTCTCCGCTACCCCTGCCGCGCAGGAGATCGATATCAGCACCACCATCGCCCATCAGATTATCCGCCCTACCGGATTGCTCGATCCGATCATCACGATCAAGCCGAGCGAAAATCAGGTCGAAGACCTGCATGACGAGATTAAAAAGACGGTAGCCCTCGGCGATCGTGTCCTCGTCACCGTATTGACCAAAAAAATGGCCGAAGCGCTCACGAAATACCTCGCCGATTTGGGGATCAAAGTGCAATACATGCATTCCGAAATCGATGCAATCGAACGCAACCAGATCATTCGCGGACTCCGTGTCGGGGATTTCGACGTCCTCATCGGGATCAATCTTCTGCGGGAAGGATTGGATCTCCCCGAAGTGAGTCTTGTCGCTATTTTGGATGCGGATAAAGAGGGGTTTTTGCGCTCAGAGACCTCACTCATCCAAACCATCGGGCGTGCCGCACGTAACGAACACGGACGCGTTATCCTTTATGCCCAAAAAATAACCGGCTCGATGGAGCGGGCAATCAAAACTACGACCGATCGGCGCGCAGTACAAGAGGCCTACAACCAAAAGCACGGTATTACTCCAATCACCACCAAACGCTCACTCGATGAGAATCTCAAACTGGAAGACCCTTCAGAGCTGTATAACCGCTCCAAAAAGGCGAAAACCCTCCCTGCGGCAGAACGTAAAAAACTGATCGAAGAACTCAATATTAAGATGAGAGAAGCGGCGAAAAAACTCGAATTCGAAGAAGCGGCGCGCTTGCGCGATGAAATAGCTAAAATAAGGAAATTGTAA
- a CDS encoding DedA family protein yields the protein MQDMLNNLSTYGYIVLFLYSLGGGFVALLGAGVLSFMGKMDLSISIAVAFAANFLGDTLMFYFSRYHKREMMEYFKKHRRKLAFSHLLLKRNGSWIIVVKKFIYGLKTLVTLAIGLTKYDFWKFSAYNALGALIWAVVVGGGSYVFGGALIKAYDMIVDKPYLAPVTLIVIGGLTWFYLSAATKDKKNKK from the coding sequence ATGCAAGACATGCTCAATAATTTATCGACCTATGGATATATCGTTTTATTCCTCTACTCTTTGGGTGGCGGCTTTGTTGCCCTGTTGGGTGCGGGTGTTCTCAGTTTTATGGGTAAAATGGACCTATCCATCTCTATCGCCGTCGCTTTTGCCGCCAACTTTCTCGGCGATACGCTGATGTTCTATTTTTCACGCTACCACAAGCGTGAAATGATGGAATACTTCAAAAAGCACCGCCGCAAACTCGCTTTTTCGCATCTTCTGCTCAAACGCAACGGCTCATGGATCATTGTCGTTAAAAAATTCATCTACGGCCTTAAAACACTCGTTACCCTAGCTATCGGCCTAACCAAATACGATTTTTGGAAATTCAGCGCCTATAACGCACTCGGCGCTCTCATCTGGGCTGTTGTCGTCGGTGGAGGGAGCTATGTTTTCGGCGGTGCACTGATCAAGGCGTACGATATGATCGTCGACAAACCCTATCTGGCTCCCGTTACACTGATCGTTATCGGAGGACTTACATGGTTCTATCTCTCGGCCGCGACAAAAGATAAAAAAAATAAAAAGTGA
- a CDS encoding penicillin-binding protein 1A, with product MRKYLLITVGIAILIPVAFLGYLIYSFEYETQKLIKYQPRLTTEVYDRNGNKIANLFSDEHRYYVSYENIPPRLIEALLAIEDTTFFEHSGVNPDAVMRAIIKDVSAGKLKEGASTITQQLVKNTLLTREKKFSRKFKEVLYSIRIEQELTKEQILERYFNEIYLGHGYYGIKTAADGYFRKPLKELSLKEMAMLVGLPKAPNFYSPTKNYELSLGRANRVIGRMFDLGWIDQATYEKATQERPKVYNDTLSKNSGPYIIDEVMRQLGDAFPDIRSGGYKIYTTIDMRLQEAGYKALQSGRDEILKRAQEAGDLDENMQRQLNGALISLNPHTGEVLAMVGGYDYSLSPYNRVTQAKRQPGSAFKPFLYQVALDSGMSPSSLVPDIARTYTYAGNDGEEKTWQPKNYKNEYKGMVTIRDALTHSRNLATINMVSDMGFGKITEGLRRFGITENLPPDLSIALGTISISPMDLAKYYTMFASGGAMTNPMLIREVITPTGENIKYQNKSRQVDTPQQIYLMTSILKDVVSHGTGTNARVAGIEIAGKTGTTNDNVDAWFAGYSPTVETIVWFGHDNNTPMRRSETGGRAAAPVFRYYYEDMLRIYPNTKRYFDVPAGVYVGSGNDGNNSESYTDTSAVPDATQEEAPKTDEKLVF from the coding sequence ATGAGAAAATATCTGCTCATAACAGTGGGGATCGCTATTTTGATTCCGGTTGCATTTTTGGGGTATCTCATCTATTCATTTGAATATGAAACACAAAAATTGATCAAATATCAGCCCCGTTTGACGACAGAAGTCTATGATCGCAACGGGAACAAGATTGCCAATCTGTTCAGTGACGAACACCGCTACTACGTTTCGTATGAGAATATCCCTCCGAGATTGATTGAAGCATTGTTGGCGATTGAAGATACGACTTTTTTTGAACACAGCGGAGTCAATCCCGATGCGGTAATGCGGGCGATCATCAAAGACGTCAGTGCCGGTAAGCTCAAAGAGGGGGCGAGTACGATTACCCAGCAGCTGGTAAAAAACACCCTGTTGACCCGTGAGAAAAAATTCTCCCGTAAATTTAAAGAGGTTTTGTATTCGATCCGGATTGAGCAGGAGTTGACGAAAGAACAGATTTTAGAACGCTATTTCAACGAGATTTATCTGGGGCACGGCTATTACGGGATTAAAACGGCGGCTGACGGCTATTTTCGCAAACCACTAAAAGAGTTGAGCCTTAAAGAGATGGCGATGCTGGTCGGATTGCCGAAAGCGCCGAATTTTTACTCTCCGACAAAGAACTATGAACTCTCCTTAGGGCGTGCGAACCGCGTTATCGGACGTATGTTTGACCTGGGATGGATTGATCAGGCAACGTATGAAAAAGCGACGCAGGAACGCCCGAAAGTCTATAACGATACGCTCAGTAAAAATTCCGGCCCCTACATTATCGATGAGGTTATGCGTCAGCTCGGTGATGCGTTTCCCGATATCCGCAGCGGCGGCTACAAAATCTATACCACAATCGATATGCGGCTTCAGGAAGCGGGATATAAAGCGCTTCAATCAGGGCGTGATGAGATCTTAAAAAGGGCGCAGGAAGCGGGTGATCTGGATGAAAATATGCAGCGCCAGCTCAACGGTGCCCTTATCAGTCTAAATCCCCATACCGGAGAGGTTTTGGCGATGGTCGGGGGATATGATTACTCCCTTAGCCCGTACAACCGCGTAACTCAGGCAAAGCGCCAGCCGGGATCGGCATTTAAGCCGTTTTTGTATCAAGTAGCACTGGACAGCGGTATGTCCCCCTCATCCCTCGTTCCCGATATCGCCCGTACCTATACCTATGCGGGTAACGATGGCGAAGAGAAAACATGGCAGCCGAAAAACTACAAAAATGAGTACAAAGGGATGGTTACGATCCGAGATGCGCTGACCCATTCACGTAACCTTGCAACGATTAATATGGTCAGCGATATGGGATTCGGAAAAATTACCGAGGGACTAAGACGCTTCGGTATTACCGAAAACCTCCCGCCTGACCTATCGATTGCGCTGGGAACCATCTCGATTTCTCCGATGGATTTGGCTAAATATTATACGATGTTCGCCAGCGGCGGAGCGATGACCAATCCGATGCTGATCCGTGAAGTGATCACTCCGACAGGTGAAAATATCAAATACCAAAACAAAAGCCGCCAGGTTGATACGCCGCAGCAGATCTATCTGATGACGTCGATACTAAAAGACGTTGTTTCTCACGGAACCGGGACGAATGCACGTGTAGCAGGGATTGAAATCGCCGGAAAAACGGGGACGACGAACGATAATGTCGATGCATGGTTTGCCGGGTATTCTCCGACGGTAGAGACGATCGTCTGGTTCGGGCACGATAATAATACGCCGATGCGCCGAAGCGAGACGGGCGGACGTGCCGCGGCTCCAGTATTCCGTTATTATTACGAAGATATGCTGCGGATTTATCCGAATACCAAACGCTATTTTGATGTACCTGCCGGGGTTTATGTCGGATCGGGAAATGACGGAAACAATAGCGAATCGTACACCGATACCTCGGCAGTACCGGATGCGACTCAGGAAGAAGCACCGAAAACCGACGAAAAGTTGGTTTTCTAA
- a CDS encoding ATP-binding cassette domain-containing protein encodes MNTIHIDRLKITHKEEVLVDISFDIRRSLALVGQSGSGKSLTLKALLGLLDPSLGVHIEKRCGFEWKRGVTLSLVPQNPFTALSPLTRIKDQMFIPKEESLELFSLLGLDEELLERFPPELSGGQLQRVVVAIALGSRPKLLLLDEPTTALDPASKESMIELLKTLQGKMNFSMLFVTHDMSSASALCEDICVIYKGRMIERGIIEEVIRAPKEPYTQALIDAEFKTRGFRN; translated from the coding sequence ATGAATACCATCCACATCGATCGGCTCAAAATCACTCATAAAGAGGAAGTGCTGGTTGATATTTCGTTTGATATTCGGCGTTCATTGGCTCTGGTCGGACAAAGCGGAAGCGGAAAATCGCTGACGCTTAAAGCTCTGTTGGGGCTTTTAGATCCGTCATTGGGAGTCCATATCGAGAAGCGGTGCGGTTTTGAATGGAAGAGAGGGGTAACACTCTCACTTGTTCCCCAAAACCCGTTTACCGCCTTGTCTCCGCTGACACGGATCAAAGATCAGATGTTCATACCAAAGGAAGAGAGCCTTGAGCTGTTTTCCCTTTTGGGACTGGATGAGGAGTTACTTGAGCGGTTTCCGCCCGAACTTTCAGGAGGGCAGCTGCAGCGGGTCGTAGTTGCTATCGCTTTGGGGTCGCGACCGAAGCTTTTGTTGTTGGATGAGCCGACGACGGCACTTGACCCTGCGTCAAAAGAGAGCATGATAGAATTGTTAAAAACATTACAGGGAAAAATGAATTTTTCAATGCTGTTTGTGACGCACGATATGAGTTCGGCATCGGCTTTATGTGAAGATATTTGCGTCATTTATAAAGGGCGAATGATTGAACGGGGGATTATCGAAGAGGTAATCCGCGCTCCGAAAGAGCCATATACTCAAGCGTTAATTGACGCCGAATTTAAAACCAGAGGATTTAGAAATTGA